A single Brachionichthys hirsutus isolate HB-005 chromosome 17, CSIRO-AGI_Bhir_v1, whole genome shotgun sequence DNA region contains:
- the zgc:175214 gene encoding RING finger protein 122 has protein sequence MRIFFPVVLKGASKKLSLLGQTCAVCLEEFRTRDELGVCPCSHAFHKKCLLKWLEIRSVCPMCNKPILRIHTDAPHGAEGPMDPEEV, from the exons ATGCGGATCTTCTTCCCT GTGGTGCTGAAGGGAGCCAGCAAGAAGCTGAGCCTGCTCGGA caaaCCTGCGCGGTGTGTCTCGAGGAGTTCAGGACCAGAGATGAGCTGGGAGTGTGTCCGTGCTCGCATGCATTTCACAAGAA GTGCCTGCTGAAGTGGCTGGAGATCCGCAGCGTGTGCCCCATGTGCAACAAGCCCATCCTCCGGATTCACACAGACGCTCCACACGGCGCAGAGGGTCCAATGGATCCGGAGGAAGTGTGA
- the pdcd11 gene encoding protein RRP5 homolog, whose product MASVEEDFPRGRGNAKQHTESKIVVQRPEVDNLFKLNEQAETKKRKASIKDDSKKPKKPKTDKVKGDALTLNASAKSVEILHIKNVREGMLMLGCVKEVADFEVMVSLPCGLLGFLSIKNVCDSYAKLLTEQLESADTEEICSLPHLFYPGMLLRCVVARLDIARGGSLSIQLSINPKLVNKALTSQSLKAGMVLSGCVDSVEDHGYIVDLGIGGTQAFLPKKAAKDKHNNPEELKVGQYLTPRVEEVKNNGRVVRLSSSPPTFALARAESEQGWNLTNLLPGLLVKAVIRKVTKHGLILGFLTSFGGQVDFLHMEPEQASSYTVGAEVQACVLYVEPSSRLVALSLRSYLVQPGTVVDPCPAGGDRVGVVVENCKMTAMHHMSGATLELPDTSRAFVHVNHLKESKGRTNENRVLARPEHTCRILDFSPMEQIHFVSLRKSMIDKPFFRYHDLQAGQIVEGTVSVLLSHGMVVHVSDHIKGLVPRTHLSDIVLKNPEKKYAEGMKVKCRVLSVNPEMKKLYLTRKKALIESTLPLFLSYADTRPGRVSHGYIVCVKDFGCIFRFYNDVKGLVPLSELSADPIINPEEVFYVGQVLKAKVLKCDPAKAKMVLSFKAVVEGDTADVKPRVDLEVGKRLEATVLKKSVKGLEVSVLPDDVRAVLPTMHLSDHVSNCPLLWESLREGDNISNLVCLNGNKSYFTVTKKPTVRWALEEGMVAKDFSEVTVGLQLIGWITNIMSYGVFVEFPYGLVGLAPKSAMADSFISDTAAAFQPGQTVIAKVSNVDEEKRRFLVTLKVSEVVAPEGDAQTRLINGLQERSAATEMSAARDNGDLRRQLAELSVGQKLKLTVSTETGNSATFKSDDLSGATIRATKRHVTGSNLMPGQKVTAVVLHTDVPSTCVHVSVLSQLLQKKKSLTEGSKHAATVQHVDADFAVISIGDTAQLTVIQARCHLNDVFLSESEELRPGSSLPVEVLERSCEGMRGLPLVSWERSAPKNSRRATSGSQAGSRGHRVGDILQGKVQAVKPTSVLVTLEDGSTASVHVSEVLEVADVRQSSFPTSKLKVGSVVTGRVIGGRGASRRRFLPFSHPKFSYTIPELSLIPSKLDKSRDFKLVPAEEKLKSYQVGEELTCFVSKFYPERKSLEVATDPCVTGTVELLDMITDPKEAVRPEKKYKLGQAVRAKVVEVTPKPQRFVLSLTGTHELQKGAVALGLVTKIQPAVGLLVRLPCGGMGSVAVTDLTDAYKSNPLDKYSKDQLLRCFLLENTDGKWQLSLRPSRLNPETAKPAKDVEVLSLDELQAGQIIRGYIKSVGEHGTFVRLSASITGRAQIQHTTKYFVSSHKVLSEHLPANMLLTTRILSIDREENLVDLSLLAVDTGKPDVIPESLGLPLRLTGEEKKKHDMQAMSKRKLHESKQGRFESQAPKKKKSKTSKTDGNDSGVEVYFREEEDEEDQGAPGSDSGKAARSSAGPCRLQVAAGFSWEVGLSSLKPAPAGQEEDSSDGEGQDEIRKPQKRSRHELAQEKKVAEKALTQREAQLMDPSLRPEDAAAFERLLLASPNSSLLWLQYMAHHLQATQIEQARAVAERALKTISFREEQEKLNVWVSLLNLENMYGTEDSLKKVFERALQYCEPMPVYQQLADIYAKSEKTKEAEGLYKKMVKRFSQNKAVWLSYGTFLLQQGQSDAASALLQRALKSLPSKESVDVIGKFAQLEFRYGDAERGRAMFDKVLTSYPKRTDLWSVFIDLTVKHGSQKDVRAILDRVIHLSMSVKKIKFFFKRYLEYEKKHGTPQSIQAVKEKAMEFVEAKGNEAAE is encoded by the exons ATGGCATCAGTGGAGGAGGACTTTCCTCGAGGGAGGGGGAACGCTAAGCAGCACACCGAGAGCAAAATAGTGGTGCAGCGACCGGAAGTGGACAATTTGTTCAAG TTGAATGAACAAGCAGAgaccaagaaaagaaaggcgtCGATCAAAGATGACAGCAAGAAGCCGAAGAAGCCAAAGACGGACAAAGTGAAAGGAGATGCTCTGACTCTCAATGCGTCAGCCAAGAGCGTGGAAATCCTGCATATCAAG AATGTGCGGGAGGGCATGCTGATGCTGGGCTGCGTTAAGGAGGTAGCGGACTTCGAGGTGATGGTCAGCCTTCCTTGTGGTCTGCTTGGCTTCCTCAGCATCAAGAACGTCTGTGACTCGTATGCCAAGCTGCTCACGGAGCAGCTGGAGTCAGCTGACACTGAG GAGATTTGCTCTCTGCCTCACCTCTTCTACCCCGGCATGCTGCTGAGGTGTGTGGTTGCCAGGTTGGACATAGCCAGAGGCGGCTCCCTCAGCATCCAGCTGTCGATCAACCCAAAACTGGTCAACAAGGCTCTCACTTCACAATCGCTGAAAGCTGGCATG GTTTTGAGTGGATGCGTGGACAGTGTGGAGGATCACGGTTACATAGTGGACCTCGGCATCGGTGGAACTCAAGCTTTCCTTCCCAAGAAGGCAgcgaaagacaaacacaacaatCCAGAAG AGTTGAAAGTGGGTCAGTACCTGACGCCTCGAGTGGAAGAAGTCAAGAACAACGGGCGTGTGGTACGCCTCTCCTCCAGCCCCCCGACCTTCGCCCTGGCCCGCGCCGAATCGGAGCAGGGATGGAACCTCACGAACCTTTTGCCCGGTCTTCTGGTCAAAGCTGTCATCAGAAAG GTGACCAAACATGGACTTATTCTTGGCTTCCTGACCTCCTTCGGCGGCCAGGTGGACTTTCTCCACATGGAGCCGGAGCAGGCGTCCAGCTACACTGTGGGAGCTGAG GTGCAAGCCTGTGTTCTGTATGTGGAGCCTTCTAGCCGTCTGGTGGCCCTGAGCCTTCGCAGCTACCTCGTCCAGCCCGGCACCGTCGTCGACCCGTGCCCCGCCGGGGGGGATCGGGTCGGTGTGGTGGTGGAGAACTGCAAGATGACGGCCATGCACCACATGTCCGGAGCCACGCTGGAACTGCCGGACACAAGCAGGGCTTTCGTCCAC GTGAATCACTTGAAGGAATCAAAGGGGCGGACGAATGAAAACCGAGTGCTGGCCCGGCCTGAGCACACCTGCAGGATCCTGGACTTCAGTCCTATGGAGCAAATTCATTTTGTTAGCCTGCGCAA gagTATGATCGACAAGCCGTTTTTCAGATACCACGACCTGCAGGCCGGGCAGATTGTCGAG GGGACGGTGTCAGTCCTGCTGAGTCACGGTATGGTGGTGCACGTGTCCGACCACATTAAGGGCCTGGTGCCGCGGACCCACCTGTCCGATATTGTCCTCAAGAACCCGGAGAAGAAGTACGCGGAGGGCATGAAGGTCAAATGCCGG GTTCTGTCGGTCAATCCCGAGATGAAGAAGCTGTACCTGACGAGGAAGAAGGCCCTGATTGAAAGCACTCTGCCGTTGTTCCTGAGCTACGCTGACACCCGTCCCGGCCGCGTGTCCCATGGCTACATCGTCTGCGTCAAAGACTTCGGCTGCATATTCCGCTTCTACAACGACGTCAAGGGTCTGGTGCCGCTCAGCGAGCTCAGCGCCGATCCCATCATCAACCCGGAGGAGGTCTTCTATGTGGGGCAG GTGCTAAAGGCTAAAGTTCTCAAGTGTGATCCCGCCAAGGCGAAGATGGTGCTGTCGTTTAAGGCAGTCGTCGAAGGAGACACTGCAGACGTCAAACCCCGGGTTGACTTGGAGGTCGGGAAG AGGCTGGAGGCGACGGTGCTGAAGAAGTCCGTCAAAGGCCTGGAGGTGTCCGTCCTCCCCGATGACGTCCGAGCGGTGTTGCCCACAATGCACCTCTCTGATCACGTGTCCAACTGCCCCCTGCTGTGGGAGAGCCTTCGAGAAGGAGACAACATCTCAAACCTCGTGTGCCTCAACGGCAACAAATCTTATTTT ACAGTCACCAAGAAGCCCACGGTGAGATGGGCACTGGAGGAAGGAATGGTTGCGAAAGACTTCTCTGAAGTCACCGTGGGACTGCAGCTCATTGGCTGGATCACGAACATCATGTCCTACGGTGTCTTTGTCGAGTTTCCGTACGGCCTTGTTGGTCTCGCACCCAAGTCT GCCATGGCTGACAGTTTCATCAGCGACACCGCGGCCGCCTTCCAGCCGGGCCAGACGGTGATCGCTAAGGTGAGCAACGTGGACGAGGAGAAGCGCCGCTTCCTGGTCACGTTGAAGGTCTCGGAGGTTGTGGCTCCGGAGGGCGACGCACAGACCAGACTCATTAACGGTCTGCAGGAGAGGAGCGCTGCGACGGAAATGTCGGCGGCGAGAG ATAACGGCGACCTACGAAGGCAGCTGGCTGAGCTGTCTGTCGGCCAGAAGCTGAAGCTGACCGTATCGACTGAAACgggcaacagcgccacctttAAGTCTGACGATCTGAGCGGCGCAACCATCCGGGCCACCAAACGCCACGTCACGG GTTCAAACTTGATGCCGGGACAGAAAGTTACGGCAGTCGTCCTCCACACTGACGTCCCGTCCACGTGCGTCCACGTGTCTGTCCTGtcccagctgctgcagaagaagaaatct TTGACCGAAGGATCGAAGCACGCCGCCACGGTGCAGCACGTCGACGCCGACTTCGCCGTCATCTCGATCGGCGACACGGCACAGCTGACCGTGATCCAAGCCAGATGCCACCTGAACGACGTGTTTCTATCCGAGTCAGAGGAGCTGAGGCCGGGGTCCAGTCTGCCTGTCGAGGTCCTGGAGCGCAGCTGCGAGGGGATGCGGGGGCTCCCTCTAGTGTCGTGGGAGCGCAGCGCGCCAAAAAACAGCCGGCGCGCAACCTCCGGGAGCCAGGCGGGCTCGCGCGGCCACCGCGTCGGTGACATTTTGCAGGGTAAAGTGCAGGCGGTGAAACCTACCTCCGTTCTCGTCACACTCGAAGACGGAAGCACGGCAAGTGTGCACGTGTCCGAGGTGTTGGAGGTTGCAGACGTGCGTCAAAGCTCCTTCCCTACGTCCAAGTTGAAAGTGGGGAGCGTGGTCACCGGCAGGGTCATCGGAGGACGAGGAGCCTCGCGGCGCAG ATTCTTGCCCTTCTCCCATCCCAAATTTTCCTACACCATTCCAGAGCTCTCACTGATACCCAG CAAACTGGACAAAAGTAGAGATTTTAAATTGGTTCCCGCTGAAGAAAAGCTAAAGAGCTACCAGGTCGGCGAAGAGCTGACGTGCTTTGTATCAAAG TTTTATCCAGAGAGGAAATCTTTGGAGGTCGCCACTGATCCTTGTGTCACTGGGACGGTTGAGCTTCTGGACATGATCACCGATCCCAAA GAAGCGGTTCGCCCAGAGAAGAAGTACAAACTGGGCCAAGCGGTCCGAGCCAAAGTGGTAGAAGTGACCCCCAAACCCCAACGCTTCGTGCTGTCCCTCACAG GCACCCACGAGCTCCAGAAAGGCGCCGTCGCTTTGGGGCTGGTGACGAAAATCCAGCCCGCTGTCGGCCTCCTGGTCAGACTTCCCTGCGGAGGTATGGGAAGCGTCGCCGTCACCGACCTGACCGATGCCTATAAGTCAAACCCTTTGGACAAATACAGCAAGGATCAGCTGCTCAG ATGTTTCCTTCTTGAAAATACAGACGGCAAGTGGCAGCTGTCTCTCCGACCGTCCAG gctGAACCCGGAAACGGCCAAGCCGGCAAAGGACGTGGAGGTTTTATCTTTGGACGAACTGCAAGCTGGCCAGATCATCAGAGGCTACATCAAGTCTGTGGGAGAGCATGGGACCTTCGTCAG GTTGTCGGCGAGCATCACGGGACGGGCCCAAATTCAGCACACCACCAAGTATTTCGTCAGCAGCCATAAGGTCCTCTCGGAGCACCTTCCTGCCAACATGCTGCTCACGACCAGGATCCTCAG TATTGACAGGGAGGAGAATCTGGTCGACCTATCGCTGCTCGCGGTTGACACCGGGAAGCCGGACGTCATTCCGGAATCCCTTGGTCTGCCGCTGCGTCTGACcggggaggagaagaagaaacacgaCATGCAGGCAATGAGCAAACGCAAGCTGCATGAGAGCAAACAG GGTCGATTTGAGTCTCAGGccccaaagaagaagaaaagcaaaacatctAAGACTGACGGTAACGACAGCGGCGTGGAGGTGTActtcagagaagaggaggacgaagaagaCCAAGGGGCACCCGGGTCCGATTCAGGAAAA GCGGCACGGAGCTCTGCAGGGCCGTGCAGGCTGCAGGTAGCAGCGGGGTTCTCCTGGGAGGTGGGACTAAGCTCCCTGAAGCCTGCCCCCGCAGGtcaggaggaggacagcagcGACGGAGAGGGCCAAGACGAGATCCGCAAG CCCCAAAAGAGGTCTCGTCATGAGCTGGCGCAAGAGAAGAAGGTAGCCGAGAAGGCGCTGACGCAGCGGGAGGCTCAGCTGATGGACCCGAGCCTGCGGCCGGAGGACGCGGCCGCTTTCGAGCGCCTGCTCCTCGCTTCCCCCAACAGCTCCCTGCTCTGGCTCCAGTACATGGCGCACCATCTGCAGGCCACCCAGATCGAGCAAGCCCGTGCCGTGGCGGAGCGGGCCCTCAAAACCATCTCCTTCAG ggaggagcaggagaagctgaACGTGTGGGTGTCCCTGCTGAACCTGGAGAACATGTACGGCACAGAGGACAGCCTGAAGAAGGTGTTTGAGCGGGCGCTGCAGTACTGCGAGCCCATGCCCGTCTACCAGCAGCTGGCCGACATCTACGCAAAGTCGGAAAAGACCAAG gaggCGGAGGGCCTCTATAAGAAGATGGTGAAGCGGTTCAGTCAGAATAAGGCGGTGTGGCTGAGCTACGgcaccttcctcctccagcagggtCAGAGCGACGCCGCCAGTGCTCTCCTGCAGAGGGCGCTCAAGAGCCTGCCCTCAAAAGAGA GTGTGGATGTGATCGGCAAATTCGCCCAGCTGGAGTTCCGTTACGGCGACGCAGAGAGAGGCCGCGCCATGTTTGACAAAGTCCTGACGAGCTACCCGAAGCGAACCGACCTCTGGTCCGTCTTCATCGACCTCACGGTCAAGCACGGATCGCAGAAGGACGTCAG GGCGATCTTGGATCGGGTCATCCACCTGAGCATGTCCGTGAAAAAGATCAAGTTCTTCTTCAAACGCTACCTGGAGTACGAGAAGAAGCACGGAACGCCGCAGAGCATTCAGGCAGTCAAAGAGAAGGCCATGGAGTTCGTGGAGGCGAAAGGAAACGAGGCCGCCGAATGA
- the atp5md gene encoding ATP synthase membrane subunit K, mitochondrial, which yields MGGNDSVNEAQFTGFARYFNSETITGRRNYVLATYAGILSIFLFFKLRPKKQAAVKQQ from the exons ATGGGAGGAAACGATTCTGTGAACGAGGCCCAGTTTACTGGCTTTGCTAGATACTTCAATAGCGAAACAATAACTGGAAGGAGGAAC TATGTTCTGGCCACATATGCCGGTATACTcagcattttccttttcttcaaaCTGAGGCCCAAGAAACAGGCTGCCGTCAAACAACAGTGA
- the taf5 gene encoding transcription initiation factor TFIID subunit 5, which yields MAAVQGGLVESVDKKDIKTEPSEDGGGNNNNANDGKKLSPSPGAGAPAEGNNTTAGAPGDKSTLLAVLQFLKKNKLTESVDILRREAGLPEDSPDSTGGDSSGEAPGDAARNAGAGGADASSLLGRVAVSSSAVAPVPKAPSEDQPDVNVVLSAYSQQGDPPLYKVYYSGLKKFIESVLDCHRAELSQVFYPLFVHMYLELVYNGHENEAKAFFDKFSGDQECYYGGDLHVLSSLTKKEHMRGNETLLDFRTSKFVLRISRDSYQLLKRHLQERQNNQIWNIIQEHLYIDIFDGMPRSKSQIDAMSGSLAGEGKRDANKAKVYYGLLKEPEIELPLDDEDEEAENEEGKPKKKKPKKDNMGSKSKKQDPNAPAQTRIPLPELKDSDKLDKIMYMKEATKRIRLAPDNLPSICFYTFLNAYQGLTAVDFTDDSSLIAGGFADSTVRVWSVTPKKLRKVKSAADLNLIDKESDDVLERIMDEKTASESKILFGHSGPVYGISFSPDRNYLLSSSEDGTIRLWSLQTFTCLVGYKGHNYPVWDTQFSPHGYYFVSGGHDRVARLWATDHYQPLRMFSGHLADVTCTHFHPNSNYVATGSSDRTIRLWDVLSGSCVRIFTGHKGPIHALAFSPNGKFLASGATDGRVLLWDIGHGLMFGELKGHTDTIYTLKFSRDGEILASGSMDNTVRLWDAMKAFDDLETDDFTAATGHVHLQENSQELLLGTYTSKSTTVIHIHFTRRNLLLAAGAYNP from the exons atggcgGCCGTACAAGGTGGTCTGGTCGAGTCGGTTGACAAAAAGGACATAAAAACCGAACCGTCGGAGGATGGCGGAGGAAATAACAACAATGCAAACGACGGGAAAAAGCTCTCTCCGTCCCCGGGCGCCGGTGCACCGGCCGAGGGGAACAACACGACGGCGGGAGCCCCGGGAGACAAGTCGACGCTTCTCGCCGTCCTGCAGTTCCTGAAAAAGAACAAACTGACGGAGTCTGTCGACATTTTGCGTCGTGAAGCGGGATTACCGGAGGATTCCCCGGATTCAACGGGAGGAGATTCCTCCGGAGAAGCCCCGGGTGATGCTGCGCGCAACGCGGGCGCGGGCGGCGCGGATGCTAGCTCGCTCCTCGGCAGAGTGGCCGTGTCGTCTTCCGCTGTAGCTCCGGTACCGAAAG CTCCCAGCGAGGACCAGCCGGACGTCAACGTGGTTCTGTCCGCTTACAGCCAGCAGGGCGACCCGCCCCTCTACAAGGTTTACTACAGCGGCTTGAAGAAGTTCATCGAATCGGTCCTGGACTGTCACCGGGCCGAGCTCTCCCAGGTTTTCTACCCGCTGTTCGTGCACATGTACCTGGAGCTGGTGTACAACGGCCACGAGAACGAGGCCAAGGCGTTCTTCGATAA GTTCAGCGGCGATCAGGAGTGCTACTACGGGGGCGACTTGCACGTCCTGTCCAGCCTGACCAAGAAGGAGCACATGAGAGGCAACGAGACGCTGCTGGACTTCCGGACCAGCAAGTTCGTGCTGCGGATCTCCCGCGACTCCTACCAGCTGCTGAAGAGGCACCTCCAGGAGCGCCAGAACAACCAAATCTGGAACATCATCCAGGAGCACCTCTACATCGATATCTTCGACGGCATGCCGCGCAGCAAGTCTCAGATCGACGCCATGTCTGGGAGCCTGGCCGGGGAGGGCAAGCGAGACGCCAATAAGGCGAAG GTTTACTACGGCCTGCTGAAGGAGCCAGAAATCGAGCTGCCTCTCGAtgacgaggatgaggaggcagagAACGAGGAGGGTAaacccaagaagaagaagcccaAAAAGGACAACATGGGCTCCAAGAGCAAGAAGCAGGACCCGAATGCACCTGCGCAGACGAG gATTCCCCTCCCGGAGCTGAAGGACTCAGACAAGCTGGATAAGATCATGTACATGAAGGAGGCCACCAAGAGGATCCGCCTGGCACCAGACAACCTGCCGTCGATCTGCTTCTACACGTTCCTCAACGCGTACCAG GGTCTGACGGCGGTGGACTTCACGGACGACTCCAGCCTGATCGCGGGAGGCTTCGCCGACTCCACGGTCCGAGTGTGGAGCGTCACGCCGAAAAAGCTCCGCAAGGTCAAGTCTGCAGCAG ACTTGAATCTGATCGACAAAGAGTCAGACGACGTGCTGGAAAGGATCATGGATGAAAAGACCGCCAGCGAGTCAAAGATCCTCTTCGGGCACAGCGGCCCGGTGTACGGCATCAGCTTCAGTCCGGACCG GAACTACTTGCTGTCGAGTTCTGAAGACGGTACAATCAGGCTCTGGAGTCTCCAAACCTTTACTTGTCTCGTGGGCTATAAAGGCCACAACTACCCCGTGTGGGACACCCAGTTCTCCCCCCACGGTTACTATTTTGTCTCCGGGGGACACGACAGAGTTGCCCG CCTGTGGGCGACGGATCACTACCAGCCTCTGCGGATGTTCTCCGGTCACCTAGCGGACGTCACGTGTACCCACTTCCACCCCAACTCCAACTACGTTGCCACGGGGTCGTCCGACCGCACCATCCGGCTCTGGGATGTGCTGAGCGGAAGCTGCGTCCGGATATTCACCGGTCACAAG GGTCCCATCCACGCACTGGCGTTCTCTCCCAATGGCAAGTTCTTGGCCTCGGGCGCCACCGACGGCAGAGTTCTCCTGTGGGACATCGGCCACGGACTCATGTTTGGAGAGCTCAAAGGCCACACAGACACCATCTACACCCTGAAGTTCAGCAGAGACGGCGAGATCCTCGCCTCCG GCTCCATGGACAACACGGTCCGTCTGTGGGACGCTATGAAAGCATTCGATGATTTAGAGACTGATGATTTTACGGCAGCCACGGGACACGTTCATCTACAGGAGAACTCCCAGGAACTTTTATTGGGCACCTATACGTCGAAGTCCACGACGGTCATACACATCCACTTCACCCGCAGGAACCTGCTGCTCGCCGCCGGCGCCTACAATCCGTGA